The Mangrovibacterium diazotrophicum genome has a segment encoding these proteins:
- a CDS encoding DUF4266 domain-containing protein has protein sequence MKRKILFLALIALSLGSCTVVKEYEKINLNDPDMELSSKKIDMFETNFQAYREAASGANGGKTGGGCGCN, from the coding sequence ATGAAACGAAAAATTCTGTTTCTGGCATTGATTGCCCTTTCATTAGGATCGTGCACGGTCGTGAAGGAATATGAAAAAATCAACCTGAACGATCCCGACATGGAATTGAGCTCAAAAAAGATCGACATGTTTGAAACCAACTTTCAGGCATATCGCGAAGCCGCCTCGGGCGCAAACGGGGGAAAGACAGGTGGAGGTTGTGGATGTAACTAA
- a CDS encoding DUF4199 domain-containing protein, translated as MEQKSTFWKSAMTAGLYLGIILILYNVILYITNQNLNTSLGLISYVILAAGVVYFQIQYRNHELGGFISYGTAFGYGVTLMAFAGIIQSLYTVVLIKFIDPGILDQIRIMQEEQMIKQGVSEEQIEMASKMMDAFRSPIIIAISGLFSFALLGVIISLISSIFVKKIDDENAFDEAMSDLKSEE; from the coding sequence ATGGAACAAAAATCAACTTTCTGGAAAAGCGCAATGACCGCGGGACTGTATCTTGGAATCATTCTGATTCTGTACAACGTTATCTTGTACATCACCAATCAGAACTTAAATACATCGCTCGGTTTGATAAGCTACGTCATTTTAGCCGCGGGAGTCGTCTACTTCCAGATTCAATATCGCAACCACGAACTCGGCGGGTTTATTAGCTACGGAACAGCATTTGGCTACGGCGTTACGCTAATGGCATTCGCCGGAATCATCCAGTCACTTTATACGGTCGTCCTCATCAAATTCATTGACCCGGGTATTTTGGATCAAATACGGATTATGCAGGAAGAGCAAATGATTAAGCAAGGAGTTTCGGAAGAACAAATTGAAATGGCTTCAAAAATGATGGATGCCTTCCGCAGCCCAATTATTATCGCTATCTCCGGCTTGTTCTCATTCGCACTACTGGGCGTTATTATTTCCCTCATTTCATCTATTTTCGTAAAAAAGATTGATGATGAAAATGCGTTTGACGAAGCAATGTCTGACCTAAAATCGGAAGAATAA
- a CDS encoding NAD(P)/FAD-dependent oxidoreductase — MPINIPETGQKRVVIVGAGFAGLKLARKLKDSNCQLVLIDRNNYHQFQPLFYQVASSGLEPSAISFPLRKVFQKQKNVYVRVTQVTDIDPANKKIHTPMGYVWYDALVIATGATTNYFGMEGVIKHGIPMKSVSEAVYLRNTLLLNFEKAVTLRDRKELETLLNVVVVGGGPTGVEVCGAISEMKRFVLPKDYPDINFDLMQITLIEANPHLLHGMSKESGEKAEYYLKKMGVNVLLEHRVTGYDGKTITLAEGEQLSSETLVWAAGVRGQVPEGVDPQYMARGNRIKVNRYNEVEGLDGVFAIGDIAYMETPKYPNGHPQVAQVALQQAVNLGDNFQREAHGKVRSQFEYQDKGSMATVGRNRAVVDLPFLKFSGAFAWIVWMFVHLMSIVGVKNRLLVFINWVWKYFTFDQSLRLILRPSKKAQERPL; from the coding sequence ATGCCAATTAATATACCAGAAACCGGACAAAAGAGAGTTGTAATAGTCGGTGCCGGTTTTGCAGGTTTAAAACTTGCTCGAAAGTTGAAAGATAGTAATTGTCAGCTTGTTTTAATCGATCGGAACAATTATCATCAGTTTCAACCACTTTTTTACCAGGTTGCATCTTCGGGACTTGAGCCGAGTGCGATATCGTTCCCGTTAAGAAAAGTATTTCAAAAACAGAAAAACGTGTATGTTCGGGTGACACAGGTAACTGATATTGACCCGGCGAACAAGAAGATTCACACGCCGATGGGCTATGTGTGGTACGATGCGCTAGTGATTGCCACCGGAGCGACCACGAACTATTTCGGAATGGAAGGGGTCATTAAGCACGGGATACCGATGAAATCGGTTTCAGAGGCGGTGTACCTTCGAAATACACTGCTGCTCAATTTTGAAAAGGCGGTGACGCTGCGCGACCGCAAAGAACTGGAAACACTGCTAAATGTTGTTGTTGTAGGCGGGGGACCCACCGGTGTTGAAGTTTGCGGGGCTATTTCGGAAATGAAGCGATTTGTGCTTCCCAAAGATTACCCGGATATCAACTTTGATTTGATGCAAATTACGCTGATTGAGGCTAATCCGCATTTACTTCACGGAATGAGCAAAGAATCCGGTGAAAAAGCAGAATATTACCTGAAGAAAATGGGCGTAAATGTGCTGCTCGAACATCGTGTAACAGGTTACGACGGGAAGACAATCACGTTGGCAGAAGGAGAACAGCTGTCGAGTGAAACGTTAGTCTGGGCTGCCGGAGTTCGTGGTCAGGTTCCCGAAGGTGTCGATCCTCAATACATGGCTCGGGGAAACCGAATTAAAGTAAATCGTTATAACGAGGTTGAAGGTTTGGATGGCGTATTTGCAATCGGCGATATCGCTTATATGGAAACTCCCAAATACCCGAACGGTCACCCGCAGGTGGCACAGGTCGCTTTACAGCAGGCAGTTAATCTCGGTGATAATTTTCAGCGGGAAGCCCACGGAAAAGTGCGCTCACAATTTGAGTATCAAGACAAAGGTTCCATGGCTACTGTTGGACGGAACCGGGCGGTAGTTGATTTGCCTTTCCTAAAATTCTCGGGCGCGTTTGCGTGGATCGTGTGGATGTTTGTCCACCTGATGTCGATCGTTGGCGTGAAAAACCGCTTGCTGGTATTTATTAACTGGGTGTGGAAATACTTTACGTTCGACCAGTCGTTGCGGTTAATTCTTCGTCCGTCGAAAAAAGCACAGGAACGACCATTGTAA
- a CDS encoding thioredoxin family protein has product MKKFLTSTLFLIFAVSSLFAQEWETNFDQAQKDAHDQNKKLIMVFQGSDWCAPCMKLNREIWSSDTFKDYAKDHYVMMQVDFPRKKTNALPETQQEQNAKLAETYNKKGFFPFVVVMNADGKVIGETGYKPISPSEYIEHLNSF; this is encoded by the coding sequence ATGAAAAAATTTCTCACGTCAACCCTTTTCTTGATTTTTGCCGTATCGTCTTTATTTGCGCAGGAATGGGAAACAAATTTTGATCAGGCTCAGAAAGATGCGCATGATCAGAATAAAAAATTAATCATGGTTTTTCAGGGCTCCGACTGGTGCGCTCCCTGCATGAAACTCAATCGGGAAATCTGGAGTTCAGACACTTTTAAAGACTATGCGAAAGACCACTACGTGATGATGCAGGTTGATTTCCCCCGAAAAAAAACAAATGCTCTCCCGGAAACACAGCAGGAACAAAACGCAAAGCTAGCAGAGACCTACAATAAAAAAGGTTTCTTCCCTTTTGTTGTCGTGATGAACGCTGACGGAAAAGTCATTGGCGAAACGGGCTACAAACCCATCAGCCCTTCCGAATACATTGAACATCTGAATTCATTCTAA
- a CDS encoding aminopeptidase P family protein yields the protein MFEPNIYKSRRERLKGKVANGLILLLGNVDVPMNYKDNTYHFRQDSSFLYYWGLDFQGLAGIIDVNRDEEILLGDDVDIEDIIWMGPQVSLRENAAKVGCNKTAAFAELFTRISEAISQGRKIHFLPPYRAENKLLLQELLGIHPAKQKEYSSLELVKAVIAMRSVKEACEVEEIKKACAIGYDMHVKAMKMAMPGTWEQSISGALEGIANSSGNGPSYPIILSQHGEILHNHNHDEILQEGRLMLVDAGASSLMHYASDFTRTTPVGGKFTQKQREIYEIVLAANNHATSLTKAGTSYLSIHLAAAEVITSGLKELGLMKGDVKEAVKNGAHALFMPHGLGHMMGLDVHDMEDLGQIYVGYDDEIRPVDQFGTAYLRLGKKLEAGYVLTNEPGIYFIPALIEKWKAEKTNTDFINFDKLESYLNFGGIRLEDNLLVTKTGCEILGQRVPITPEDVEATMNS from the coding sequence ATGTTTGAACCAAATATCTACAAAAGCCGAAGAGAAAGGCTGAAAGGAAAAGTCGCTAACGGGCTAATTCTTTTGCTGGGTAATGTTGACGTACCCATGAATTACAAAGACAACACTTACCATTTCAGACAGGACAGCAGCTTCCTGTACTACTGGGGACTCGATTTTCAAGGTCTGGCGGGGATCATCGACGTTAATCGTGATGAAGAAATTCTGCTTGGTGATGATGTTGATATTGAAGATATTATTTGGATGGGGCCACAGGTGAGCTTGCGCGAAAATGCAGCAAAAGTTGGTTGCAACAAAACCGCCGCTTTCGCTGAATTATTCACCCGAATTTCGGAAGCAATCAGCCAGGGTCGGAAAATTCATTTTCTCCCACCTTACCGGGCTGAAAACAAACTCCTTTTGCAGGAGCTTTTAGGAATACACCCGGCCAAACAAAAAGAATACAGTTCGCTCGAATTGGTGAAAGCCGTTATTGCTATGCGCTCGGTAAAAGAAGCCTGCGAGGTTGAAGAAATAAAAAAGGCGTGCGCCATTGGCTACGACATGCATGTAAAGGCCATGAAGATGGCCATGCCGGGAACCTGGGAGCAATCAATTAGCGGGGCACTGGAAGGCATCGCCAATTCGTCTGGCAACGGACCTTCCTACCCGATCATTTTGAGCCAACACGGCGAAATTCTACACAATCATAATCACGACGAAATCCTGCAGGAAGGCAGATTGATGTTGGTAGACGCGGGTGCTTCGAGTTTGATGCACTATGCTTCGGATTTTACCCGGACGACTCCTGTTGGCGGTAAATTCACGCAGAAACAACGCGAGATTTATGAGATCGTGCTGGCTGCGAACAACCACGCCACTTCATTAACCAAGGCAGGCACATCCTACCTTTCGATCCACTTAGCAGCAGCTGAAGTTATCACCTCGGGGTTGAAAGAACTCGGATTGATGAAAGGCGATGTGAAGGAAGCTGTAAAGAATGGCGCCCACGCCTTGTTCATGCCACACGGTCTGGGACACATGATGGGACTCGACGTTCACGATATGGAGGATTTGGGTCAAATCTACGTTGGATATGATGACGAAATTCGCCCGGTTGACCAATTCGGAACAGCCTACCTGCGTTTGGGCAAAAAACTGGAAGCCGGTTACGTACTGACCAACGAGCCTGGCATCTATTTCATCCCGGCCCTGATTGAAAAGTGGAAAGCGGAAAAAACAAATACCGACTTCATTAATTTCGATAAGCTGGAATCGTATCTGAATTTTGGAGGAATCAGGTTGGAAGACAACCTGCTGGTAACCAAAACCGGTTGCGAAATTCTCGGACAGCGGGTTCCGATTACTCCTGAAGATGTTGAAGCAACAATGAATAGTTAA
- a CDS encoding DUF3570 domain-containing protein: MKLLTLLIILFAAGAVQAQETDGTDGTYKKRVLESTEVDFLMGYYSQDGDNAAVTGGKGTEDLLDIAPTFIVSVPLNEDDVLTVEAGISAYTSASSSNVNPFDGSKPADPFQASSGASSSDVWMHGAGTYSHSSDDRNQIWTGKLSLSSEFDYFSLGFGGSYTRLFNEKNTELSLSGNIFLDQWSKIIPYELRSFESGGSGLNSPLFHQYQITGNTDYSPKFDGLDGKNRNSYSAGIVLTQILSKRMQAAFLADWVLQKGLLSTPFQRVYFSDYEDSFIENFHLADDVERLPDSRMKIALGARLNYYLNERVVFRTFYRYYTDDWGINSHTASIEMPIKLGNKFTVYPSYRYYTQTAADYFAGYNQHLSKEQYYTSDYDLSEFNANQYGIGLRYTDVFTEHHIWKLKIKSLDLKYHYYERNSGFKANLISFGIGFVL, encoded by the coding sequence ATGAAACTATTAACCCTACTAATCATCCTGTTCGCGGCGGGCGCTGTTCAGGCGCAGGAAACCGACGGCACGGACGGGACTTACAAAAAGCGCGTATTGGAAAGTACCGAAGTGGACTTTTTGATGGGATACTATTCCCAGGACGGCGACAACGCAGCTGTGACCGGAGGAAAAGGAACAGAAGATTTACTGGACATCGCACCAACCTTTATTGTGTCGGTTCCTTTAAATGAGGATGACGTGCTGACTGTCGAAGCTGGTATTTCGGCATACACTTCTGCCTCATCGAGCAACGTCAACCCATTTGACGGCAGCAAACCGGCAGATCCCTTTCAGGCATCGTCCGGCGCTTCCTCAAGTGACGTTTGGATGCACGGCGCCGGCACCTACAGCCACAGCTCCGACGACCGCAACCAAATTTGGACCGGAAAGCTAAGCTTGTCATCTGAATTCGACTACTTCTCACTCGGTTTCGGAGGCAGTTACACGCGCCTTTTCAACGAAAAAAATACCGAATTGAGTTTATCCGGAAATATCTTTCTGGATCAGTGGTCGAAAATTATCCCTTATGAACTACGTTCTTTTGAGTCAGGAGGAAGTGGATTGAACAGTCCGCTTTTTCACCAGTACCAGATAACCGGGAATACCGACTATTCGCCTAAATTCGATGGTCTGGACGGAAAAAACAGGAACTCCTACTCTGCTGGAATCGTTTTAACGCAGATTTTGTCGAAACGAATGCAAGCCGCTTTCCTGGCCGACTGGGTTTTGCAGAAGGGATTGCTTTCAACACCGTTTCAACGAGTCTACTTTTCAGACTACGAGGATTCCTTTATTGAAAACTTCCACTTAGCTGATGATGTTGAGCGGCTGCCGGATAGCCGGATGAAAATAGCACTTGGTGCCCGGCTAAATTATTATCTGAACGAACGAGTCGTGTTCCGAACATTTTACCGGTATTACACCGACGATTGGGGAATTAACTCCCACACTGCCAGCATCGAAATGCCGATAAAACTAGGTAATAAATTTACAGTCTACCCCAGCTATCGCTATTACACGCAAACTGCAGCCGATTATTTTGCCGGCTACAACCAGCACCTTTCAAAAGAGCAATATTATACGTCCGACTACGACCTGTCGGAGTTCAATGCCAACCAGTACGGTATTGGGCTTCGATACACTGATGTCTTTACCGAACACCACATTTGGAAGTTGAAAATAAAAAGCCTCGATTTGAAATACCATTATTACGAGCGTAACAGCGGATTCAAAGCCAATCTGATTTCTTTCGGTATAGGCTTCGTGCTCTAG
- a CDS encoding cytidylate kinase-like family protein, with translation MENTLLNYMNKRFGEEGKRRTEHFKMAGPVITISREVGCGGIKLSQKLAEELNKSVFCKQWQVISKEVLSESARELKMKPEKVDRIFSSQEHFTFDEILSAFSDKYYKSNKVITKTVREVIHNFATDGCCIIVGRAGHLIANDIDNALHVRLIAPIKWRVESISARRNLSKADALKYINETEKEREVFRDHFRKNKHEPESFDIIIDISRFEMNKLVKIILTAFEMKGIPDQMKKTVPYFG, from the coding sequence ATGGAAAATACTTTGCTTAATTATATGAACAAAAGGTTCGGCGAAGAAGGGAAACGAAGAACCGAACATTTTAAAATGGCTGGTCCGGTGATTACGATTTCGCGTGAGGTCGGTTGTGGGGGAATAAAACTCAGCCAGAAGTTGGCAGAAGAACTCAATAAAAGTGTTTTTTGTAAGCAGTGGCAGGTGATCAGTAAGGAAGTTTTAAGCGAGAGCGCGCGCGAGTTGAAAATGAAGCCCGAAAAGGTCGATCGGATTTTCTCAAGCCAGGAACATTTTACTTTCGATGAGATTTTGTCGGCCTTCTCCGATAAGTATTATAAAAGTAACAAGGTGATTACGAAGACCGTGCGGGAAGTGATTCATAATTTTGCGACAGACGGGTGTTGTATTATCGTTGGTCGCGCCGGTCATCTGATTGCCAATGATATCGATAATGCGCTTCATGTGCGGTTAATTGCGCCGATCAAATGGCGGGTTGAATCGATCTCGGCGCGCCGGAATTTGAGTAAAGCAGATGCCTTAAAATACATTAATGAGACAGAAAAAGAACGGGAGGTATTTCGCGATCATTTTCGGAAAAATAAGCACGAACCGGAAAGCTTCGATATCATCATCGACATTTCTCGTTTTGAAATGAATAAACTGGTTAAAATAATTTTAACCGCGTTTGAAATGAAAGGCATCCCGGACCAAATGAAAAAAACAGTTCCCTATTTTGGTTAA
- a CDS encoding response regulator, with the protein MEYEKNYNSPKLNILVAEDEEYNFLLISEILKGYNINIMRAYNGKMALEHCINNPHIDLILMDISMPVMDGLEATKRVKSLRPGLPVIIQSSYTSYSDKLIAFEHGCDGFLPKPFNREGLISTLEIHKPAGVSIGKE; encoded by the coding sequence ATGGAATACGAGAAAAATTATAACTCGCCCAAGCTCAATATCTTGGTCGCGGAGGACGAAGAATATAACTTTCTTTTAATCTCCGAAATCCTTAAAGGATACAATATCAACATCATGCGTGCCTACAATGGTAAAATGGCCCTTGAACACTGCATCAATAATCCTCACATCGATTTAATATTGATGGACATTAGCATGCCTGTGATGGACGGCTTAGAAGCCACCAAACGAGTCAAATCGTTACGTCCGGGATTGCCGGTTATTATTCAATCTTCCTACACCAGCTACTCTGACAAATTGATCGCTTTTGAACACGGATGCGACGGATTTTTACCAAAACCGTTTAACCGGGAAGGCTTGATAAGCACCCTGGAAATACACAAACCAGCTGGTGTCAGCATCGGAAAAGAATAA
- a CDS encoding Nif11-like leader peptide family natural product precursor encodes MAINDAMKFIRTSQEDRDLRKELNQCKPTEVFDKLKDLGYDFNQDEFEESINMMHVKCQFEEQANRLMQTDMWFKMLLT; translated from the coding sequence ATGGCGATTAATGATGCAATGAAATTTATTCGCACTTCGCAGGAAGACCGCGATCTGAGGAAAGAGTTAAACCAATGTAAACCGACTGAAGTATTTGATAAACTTAAAGATCTTGGATACGACTTCAACCAGGATGAGTTCGAGGAATCAATCAATATGATGCACGTGAAATGCCAGTTTGAAGAGCAGGCCAATCGGTTAATGCAAACTGATATGTGGTTCAAAATGCTTTTAACCTAA
- a CDS encoding SDR family oxidoreductase: protein MEKHVLITGGAQGIGKIVSLYLLQKGYGVTVWDNDKEALDEMANECQEASLKIDCVDVSDEGQVKIALKNALIEFGRLDGLVNNAMIAANKPIRELELDEWNRVLAVNLTGPFLCSKYAAEELKKVRGVIINMCSTRAIQSEPNTEAYSATKGGLLSMTHALAMSLGPEIRVNAISPGWIDVSAIRKKSAAEQYPLSEADQLQHPVGRVGKGLDIANMVYFLLQPENDFITGQNFVIDGGMTKKMIYVE, encoded by the coding sequence ATGGAAAAGCACGTGCTTATTACCGGTGGTGCCCAAGGAATTGGCAAAATCGTCAGCCTTTATTTGTTGCAAAAAGGATATGGTGTGACCGTTTGGGATAATGATAAAGAAGCGCTGGATGAGATGGCAAACGAGTGTCAGGAAGCTAGCTTGAAAATAGATTGTGTTGATGTTTCAGATGAGGGACAGGTGAAGATTGCCTTGAAAAATGCGCTGATTGAGTTTGGACGACTAGATGGTTTGGTAAATAATGCGATGATTGCAGCGAATAAACCTATTCGTGAGCTAGAGTTGGATGAATGGAACAGGGTACTTGCCGTTAACCTGACCGGACCATTTTTGTGTTCAAAATATGCGGCTGAAGAATTGAAGAAAGTTCGCGGTGTGATCATTAACATGTGCTCGACGCGAGCAATACAGTCCGAGCCAAACACTGAAGCCTACTCGGCCACGAAGGGTGGTTTGCTGAGCATGACCCATGCGCTGGCAATGAGCCTCGGCCCGGAAATCCGGGTAAACGCGATTAGCCCGGGATGGATTGATGTTTCTGCCATTCGGAAAAAATCAGCAGCTGAGCAATACCCATTGTCGGAAGCAGATCAGCTGCAGCACCCCGTCGGCAGAGTTGGAAAGGGACTGGACATTGCCAATATGGTTTATTTTCTATTGCAGCCTGAAAATGATTTTATCACCGGGCAAAACTTTGTCATCGATGGAGGAATGACGAAAAAGATGATTTACGTAGAATGA
- a CDS encoding FAD:protein FMN transferase, producing MRSTILTIILAATTIVGYCCQSYTRTLKLMGSRFDITVVAENEDEGNQYIDMAVGEIQRIEKLISSWDESSQTSAINRNSGIKPVIVDPELFQLIERAIAISKLTDGAFDITYASMDKIWKFDGSMTEMPSQEAITASVSKVGYQHIRLNKEESSVFLELPGMKIGFGAIGKGYSADKAKALLMAHGVKAGIINASGDMNTWGTQPSGEEWKVGIVNPMNKNKVFAVLPLNQGAVVTSGDYEKYVKFNGIRYTHIINPQTGYPATGIISATVFAPKAELADALATSIFVMGIDVGLNRINQLPHVECILIDENGNVYSSEHIKIEKE from the coding sequence TTGAGAAGTACCATCCTCACTATCATTTTGGCTGCAACCACAATTGTGGGGTACTGCTGCCAAAGCTATACCCGCACGTTGAAACTAATGGGTAGCCGTTTTGACATTACGGTTGTTGCTGAAAATGAAGACGAAGGCAACCAGTACATCGACATGGCTGTTGGCGAAATCCAACGTATTGAAAAGCTGATTTCATCCTGGGACGAGAGTTCGCAAACGTCGGCCATTAACCGAAACAGTGGTATAAAACCGGTTATTGTTGATCCCGAGCTATTTCAGCTGATTGAACGGGCCATAGCCATTTCGAAACTTACCGACGGAGCTTTCGACATCACTTATGCCTCGATGGACAAGATCTGGAAGTTCGACGGGAGCATGACCGAAATGCCAAGCCAAGAAGCAATAACAGCATCCGTATCGAAAGTTGGTTACCAACACATTCGCCTTAACAAAGAAGAGTCGAGCGTATTCCTGGAGCTGCCGGGAATGAAAATCGGCTTTGGCGCGATTGGGAAAGGCTATTCGGCAGATAAAGCCAAAGCACTTCTCATGGCCCATGGAGTAAAGGCCGGCATTATAAATGCTTCGGGTGACATGAATACCTGGGGCACCCAGCCTTCAGGCGAAGAGTGGAAAGTTGGGATCGTCAACCCAATGAATAAAAATAAAGTGTTTGCCGTGCTTCCGCTCAACCAGGGTGCTGTCGTCACTTCGGGCGACTACGAGAAGTACGTCAAGTTCAATGGAATTAGGTATACGCACATTATCAATCCCCAAACCGGCTACCCCGCTACTGGCATTATCAGCGCAACTGTATTTGCCCCCAAAGCTGAACTGGCCGATGCACTGGCCACGTCTATTTTTGTGATGGGTATTGATGTCGGCCTGAACCGCATCAATCAACTTCCTCATGTGGAATGTATTCTGATTGACGAAAACGGAAATGTTTACAGTTCGGAACATATAAAAATTGAAAAAGAATGA
- a CDS encoding GntR family transcriptional regulator, which yields MTELNRIDSESEIPKYLQVEEMILTDIESGIFKHGQRIPSINETSEDLLLSRDTVEKAYTNLRKKGILISVKGKGYYVNKTETGKRLKIALIINKLSNYKRSLYNSFVQTMGSKASIDVFIYHYDITEFESIISENLKHYDYFVILPHFRSETAAAVPVIRQIPKEKVLIVDRYWDELKEYPVVYQEYDKDIQSALREAHKLLKKYQKLNLAFPQSEYYSTNIKKGFTHFCQLHQFDFSIIDNITEDDIRQNEAYVLVSDNDLYMFIKCLKSRKWKAGADVGVISYNENPVKELLCDGISTISTNHDEIGRKAAEMILAKDFKQIKSPFEFIQRNSL from the coding sequence ATGACTGAACTGAATAGAATCGACAGCGAATCGGAAATCCCGAAATACTTACAGGTTGAAGAAATGATTCTTACCGATATTGAATCCGGGATTTTCAAGCATGGACAACGCATTCCGTCGATTAACGAGACGAGCGAAGATCTGCTGCTTTCGCGCGATACCGTTGAAAAGGCATACACAAACCTTCGTAAAAAAGGAATTCTGATTTCGGTGAAAGGGAAAGGCTATTACGTCAACAAAACCGAAACCGGCAAACGTCTCAAGATTGCACTAATCATTAATAAACTCAGCAATTACAAGCGTAGCCTTTACAACTCGTTTGTACAAACCATGGGCTCGAAAGCCAGCATCGATGTTTTTATCTACCATTACGACATCACCGAATTTGAGTCGATCATCAGCGAAAACCTGAAACACTACGATTATTTTGTGATTCTGCCTCACTTCCGTAGCGAAACAGCGGCTGCGGTACCAGTTATTCGTCAAATTCCGAAAGAAAAAGTTCTGATTGTCGACCGGTATTGGGACGAGCTAAAAGAATACCCGGTGGTTTACCAGGAATACGACAAGGATATCCAGTCCGCTTTGCGCGAGGCGCATAAACTACTCAAAAAGTATCAAAAGCTGAACCTGGCGTTTCCGCAAAGCGAATATTATTCAACCAATATCAAAAAAGGCTTTACCCATTTTTGCCAGCTCCACCAGTTTGACTTTTCGATCATTGACAATATCACCGAAGATGACATTCGCCAAAATGAAGCCTATGTGCTGGTGTCGGACAACGACCTGTACATGTTTATTAAGTGTTTGAAGTCTAGAAAATGGAAAGCAGGTGCCGACGTCGGTGTCATTTCCTACAACGAGAACCCTGTAAAAGAGCTGTTGTGCGATGGAATCTCGACCATTTCAACCAATCATGACGAAATTGGCAGAAAGGCCGCCGAGATGATTTTGGCCAAAGATTTCAAACAAATCAAAAGTCCTTTTGAATTTATCCAACGAAACTCACTGTAA
- a CDS encoding glycosyltransferase family 2 protein, whose translation MDISVVIPLLNEEESLPELTAWIKRVMDENRYSYEIILIDDGSSDRSWEVIEKLHHENPDVKGIKFRRNYGKSAALHVGFGEVQGNVVITMDADLQDNPEEIPEFFRMITEEKYDLVSGWKKKRYDPVLSKNIPSKFYNWIARRSSGIKIHDFNCGLKAYRKQLVKSIEVYGEMHRYIPIIAKWAGFKKIGEKVVKHQERKYGETKFGFERFIRGPLDLLSVIFIAKFSKRPMHFFGILGTVMFIIGLFAAAWLGISKLIAVSHNIPAPKVVESPYFFLSLTTMIIGTQLFMAGFLAELFSRNSSERNKYLVDKKIV comes from the coding sequence GTGGATATTTCCGTCGTTATTCCTCTTTTAAACGAAGAAGAGTCGTTGCCCGAATTGACCGCCTGGATCAAACGGGTAATGGATGAAAATCGTTATTCATACGAAATCATTTTAATTGATGACGGTAGTAGTGACCGTTCGTGGGAAGTAATTGAAAAGTTACACCATGAAAACCCGGATGTAAAAGGAATTAAATTCAGACGGAACTACGGAAAATCGGCTGCGCTGCATGTTGGTTTTGGCGAAGTACAAGGCAACGTGGTAATCACCATGGACGCCGACCTGCAGGACAACCCGGAAGAAATACCGGAATTCTTCCGAATGATTACTGAAGAAAAGTACGATTTGGTGTCGGGTTGGAAAAAGAAACGCTACGATCCGGTTTTATCGAAAAATATTCCAAGCAAATTTTATAACTGGATTGCACGCCGAAGTTCCGGCATTAAAATACACGACTTCAACTGCGGGTTGAAAGCTTACCGCAAGCAATTGGTAAAAAGTATTGAAGTGTACGGCGAAATGCACCGCTACATTCCAATCATTGCTAAGTGGGCCGGCTTCAAGAAAATCGGCGAAAAAGTGGTGAAGCACCAGGAACGCAAATACGGTGAAACGAAATTCGGCTTCGAACGCTTCATTCGCGGACCACTGGATTTGTTGTCGGTGATTTTCATCGCCAAATTCAGCAAACGCCCCATGCACTTCTTCGGGATATTGGGAACAGTGATGTTCATTATTGGTCTTTTTGCTGCAGCATGGCTTGGAATCAGCAAGTTAATTGCCGTATCTCACAACATTCCTGCACCGAAAGTTGTGGAAAGTCCCTACTTCTTTTTGTCACTAACCACCATGATTATAGGAACACAGCTTTTCATGGCTGGCTTTTTGGCCGAGCTGTTCTCCCGAAATTCATCCGAACGCAATAAATATTTGGTGGACAAGAAGATTGTTTAG